One part of the Alligator mississippiensis isolate rAllMis1 chromosome 3, rAllMis1, whole genome shotgun sequence genome encodes these proteins:
- the LOC132249352 gene encoding keratin-associated protein 5-1-like: MPARLQAQWKVCVSACLPACRRWGKCVCVCVSACLPACLPPGAGESVCVCLPACRRWGKCVCVCVCLPAGAGESVCVCVSACLPAGAGESVCVCVRMPARLQAQGKVCVCVCLPACRRRGKCVCVCVCLPACLQAPGKVYVCVCLPSCLQAQREVCVCVCLSLCRCREECVCVCVCVSLSLQVQGGVCVCVCVCLHACLQAQGKVCVCVSACLPAGAGESVCVCVSACLPAGAGESVCVCVSACLPAGAGESVCVCLHACLQAQGKVCVCVCLSACRRRGKCVCVSACLPACWLRGKCVCVCACLPACRRRGKCVCVCVCVSPSLQVQGGVCVCLCRCRGKCVCVSSGAGASVCVCVCVSSGAGASCVCVSSGAGASVCVCVCVCLQVQGQVCVCVCVCVCVCVCLQVQGQVCVCVSAGAGG, translated from the exons atgcctgccCGCCTGCAGGCGCAGtggaaagtgtgtgtgtctgcctgcctgcctgcctgcaggcgctggggaaagtgtgtgtgtgtgtgtgtgtctgcctgcctgcctgcctgcctgcctccaggcgctggggaaagtgtgtgtgtgtgtctgcctgcctgcaggcgctggggaaagtgtgtgtgtgtgtgtgtctgcctgcctgcaggcgctggggaaagtgtgtgtgtgtgtgtgtctgcctgcctgcctgcaggcgctggggaaagtgtgtgtgtgtgtgtccgcaTGCCTGCCCGCCTGCAGgcgcaggggaaagtgtgtgtgtgtgtctgccttcctgcctgcaggcgccggggaaagtgtgtgtgtgtgtgcgtctgcctgcctgcctgcctgcaggcgccggggaaagtgtatgtgtgtgtgtgcctgccttcctgcctgcaggcgcagagggaagtgtgtgtgtgtgtgtgtctctctctctgcaggtgcagggaggagtgtgtgtgtgtgtgtgtgtgtgtgtctctctctctgcaggtgcagggaggagtgtgtgtgtgtgtgtgtgtgtgtctgcatgcctgcctgcaggcgcaggggaaagtgtgtgtgtgtgtgtctgcatgcctgcctgcaggcgcaggggaaagtgtgtgtgtgtgtgtgtctgcatgcctgcctgcaggcgcaggggaaagtgtgtgtgtgtgtgtgtctgcatgcctgcctgcaggcgcaggggaaagtgtgtgtgtgtgtctgcatgcctgcctgcaggcgcaggggaaagtgtgtgtgtgtgtctgcctgtctgcctgcaggcgcaggggaaagtgtgtgtgtgtgtctgcctgcctgcctgcctgctggctccggggaaagtgtgtgtgtgtgtgtgcctgcctgcctgcctgcaggcgcagggggaagtgtgtgtgtgtgtgtgtgtgtgtgtctccctctctgcaggtgcaggggggagtgtgtgtgtgtctgtgcaggtgcaggggcaagtgtgtgtgtgtgtcttcaggtgcaggggcaagtgtgtgtgtgtgtgtgtgtgtgtcttcaggtgcaggggcaagttgtgtgtgtgtgtcttcaggtgcaggggcaagtgtgtgtgtgtgtgtgtgtgtgtgtcttcaggtgcaggggcaagtgtgtgtgtgtgtgtgtgtgtgtgtgtgtgtgtgtgtgtgtcttcag gtgcaggggcaagtgtgtgtgtgtgtgtctgcaggtgcaggggggtag